The proteins below come from a single Takifugu flavidus isolate HTHZ2018 chromosome 6, ASM371156v2, whole genome shotgun sequence genomic window:
- the LOC130527967 gene encoding nephronectin isoform X2, whose translation MLFGTSAVAIWSAGTSQHERSPGKKMTETSGKVFAGLLHLFVLSVAPRQVRSGEDVPKLPGVHAPPGLCSYGQSTHCCFGWRNVSGVCQPVCKNPCANGKCVGPDKCLCSAGYKGRQCDEDVNECGFPGRPCSQRCVNTHGSYRCYCEAGYALGADGYTCSREAACFSMRCQFGCRVERGGSVGCTCPPGLHLAADNKTCEDVNECQLDAALCPPRQTCRNTFGSFVCVCRDGFVLGTLHRALQCRDKDECLTGSHRCSRHARCVNTDGSYTCQCSEDFFGNGHTCLPRRAPQSKAAMYFNYKLSKRTKTAQSKGDRRR comes from the exons ATGCTGTTTGGCACCTCCGCGGTCGCCATTTGGAGCGCAGGAACGAGCCAGCATGAGCGTTCGCCGGGGAAGAAAATGACGGAGACGAGCGGGAAGGTGTTTGCGGGGCTGCTGCATCTCTTCGTGCTCTCTGTGGCTCCTCGTCAGGTCAG GTCGGGGGAGGATGTGCCGAAGCTCCCCGGGGTGCACGCACCTCCTGGACTCTGCAGCTACGGTCAAAGCACGCACTGCTGCTTCGGATGGAGGAACGTCAGCGGCGTCTGCCAGC CTGTGTGCAAGAATCCGTGTGCGAATGGAAAATGTGTGGGACCAGACAAGTGTTTATGCTCCGCCGGCTATAAAGGACGTCAGTGCGATGAAG ATGTGAACGAGTGCGGTTTCCCTGGGAGACCGTGTTCCCAGCGCTGCGTGAACACACACGGTAGCTATCGCTGTTACTGCGAGGCTGGATACGCGCTCGGTGCGGATGGATACACCTGCAGCA GAGAAGCTGCCTGTTTCTCCATGCGATGCCAGTTTGGCTGCCGAGTAGAGAGAGGGGGCTCAGTCGGCTGCACGTGTCCCCCCGGCCTCCACCTGGCTGCTGACAACAAGACCTGCGAAG ATGTAAATGAGTGTCAGCTGGACGCCGCTCTGTGCCCACCGCGGCAGACCTGCAGGAACACCTTCGGCAGCTTCGTCTGCGTGTGTCGGGACGGCTTCGTGCTGGGGACGCTCCATCGTGCACTGCAGTGTCGAG ATAAGGACGAATGCTTAACCGGGTCGCACCGGTGCAGTCGCCACGCTCGGTGTGTCAACACAGATGGTTCCTACACCTGTCAGTGTTCGGAGGACTTCTTTGGCAACGGACACACCTGCCTGCCCAGGAGAGCCCCGCAGTCCAAGGCTGCCATGTACTTCAACTACAAACTCTCCAAAAGGACCAAAACAGCTCAGTCAAAAGGAGACCGGCGGCGTTAG
- the LOC130527967 gene encoding nephronectin isoform X3, translated as MCRSSPGCTHLLDSAATVKARTAASDGGTSAASASVAVCKNPCANGKCVGPDKCLCSAGYKGRQCDEDVNECGFPGRPCSQRCVNTHGSYRCYCEAGYALGADGYTCSREAACFSMRCQFGCRVERGGSVGCTCPPGLHLAADNKTCEDVNECQLDAALCPPRQTCRNTFGSFVCVCRDGFVLGTLHRALQCRDKDECLTGSHRCSRHARCVNTDGSYTCQCSEDFFGNGHTCLPRRAPQSKAAMYFNYKLSKRTKTAQSKGDRRR; from the exons ATGTGCCGAAGCTCCCCGGGGTGCACGCACCTCCTGGACTCTGCAGCTACGGTCAAAGCACGCACTGCTGCTTCGGATGGAGGAACGTCAGCGGCGTCTGCCAGCGTAG CTGTGTGCAAGAATCCGTGTGCGAATGGAAAATGTGTGGGACCAGACAAGTGTTTATGCTCCGCCGGCTATAAAGGACGTCAGTGCGATGAAG ATGTGAACGAGTGCGGTTTCCCTGGGAGACCGTGTTCCCAGCGCTGCGTGAACACACACGGTAGCTATCGCTGTTACTGCGAGGCTGGATACGCGCTCGGTGCGGATGGATACACCTGCAGCA GAGAAGCTGCCTGTTTCTCCATGCGATGCCAGTTTGGCTGCCGAGTAGAGAGAGGGGGCTCAGTCGGCTGCACGTGTCCCCCCGGCCTCCACCTGGCTGCTGACAACAAGACCTGCGAAG ATGTAAATGAGTGTCAGCTGGACGCCGCTCTGTGCCCACCGCGGCAGACCTGCAGGAACACCTTCGGCAGCTTCGTCTGCGTGTGTCGGGACGGCTTCGTGCTGGGGACGCTCCATCGTGCACTGCAGTGTCGAG ATAAGGACGAATGCTTAACCGGGTCGCACCGGTGCAGTCGCCACGCTCGGTGTGTCAACACAGATGGTTCCTACACCTGTCAGTGTTCGGAGGACTTCTTTGGCAACGGACACACCTGCCTGCCCAGGAGAGCCCCGCAGTCCAAGGCTGCCATGTACTTCAACTACAAACTCTCCAAAAGGACCAAAACAGCTCAGTCAAAAGGAGACCGGCGGCGTTAG
- the LOC130527967 gene encoding nephronectin isoform X1 gives MWSKEEEKQELQIWPRCTLEILIRSLRADGERGARCDQVPHPPHTTLARLSALPSGEDVPKLPGVHAPPGLCSYGQSTHCCFGWRNVSGVCQPVCKNPCANGKCVGPDKCLCSAGYKGRQCDEDVNECGFPGRPCSQRCVNTHGSYRCYCEAGYALGADGYTCSREAACFSMRCQFGCRVERGGSVGCTCPPGLHLAADNKTCEDVNECQLDAALCPPRQTCRNTFGSFVCVCRDGFVLGTLHRALQCRDKDECLTGSHRCSRHARCVNTDGSYTCQCSEDFFGNGHTCLPRRAPQSKAAMYFNYKLSKRTKTAQSKGDRRR, from the exons ATGTGGtctaaagaggaggagaagcaggagctgcagatctGGCCCAGATGCACCCTTGAAATCCTGATCCGCTCTCTGCGGGCAGATGGAGAACGCGGCGCACGCTGTGATCAGGTCCCGCACCCGCCACACACCACGCTGGCACGTTTATCCGCGTTACC GTCGGGGGAGGATGTGCCGAAGCTCCCCGGGGTGCACGCACCTCCTGGACTCTGCAGCTACGGTCAAAGCACGCACTGCTGCTTCGGATGGAGGAACGTCAGCGGCGTCTGCCAGC CTGTGTGCAAGAATCCGTGTGCGAATGGAAAATGTGTGGGACCAGACAAGTGTTTATGCTCCGCCGGCTATAAAGGACGTCAGTGCGATGAAG ATGTGAACGAGTGCGGTTTCCCTGGGAGACCGTGTTCCCAGCGCTGCGTGAACACACACGGTAGCTATCGCTGTTACTGCGAGGCTGGATACGCGCTCGGTGCGGATGGATACACCTGCAGCA GAGAAGCTGCCTGTTTCTCCATGCGATGCCAGTTTGGCTGCCGAGTAGAGAGAGGGGGCTCAGTCGGCTGCACGTGTCCCCCCGGCCTCCACCTGGCTGCTGACAACAAGACCTGCGAAG ATGTAAATGAGTGTCAGCTGGACGCCGCTCTGTGCCCACCGCGGCAGACCTGCAGGAACACCTTCGGCAGCTTCGTCTGCGTGTGTCGGGACGGCTTCGTGCTGGGGACGCTCCATCGTGCACTGCAGTGTCGAG ATAAGGACGAATGCTTAACCGGGTCGCACCGGTGCAGTCGCCACGCTCGGTGTGTCAACACAGATGGTTCCTACACCTGTCAGTGTTCGGAGGACTTCTTTGGCAACGGACACACCTGCCTGCCCAGGAGAGCCCCGCAGTCCAAGGCTGCCATGTACTTCAACTACAAACTCTCCAAAAGGACCAAAACAGCTCAGTCAAAAGGAGACCGGCGGCGTTAG